Below is a window of Virgibacillus sp. NKC19-3 DNA.
ATACTGATTATTTGTCATCATATAAAATGTCTCAATATCCGGATTAAGCTTTCGATTCATGGATGTTAGTTGCAGTTCATATTCAAAATCACTCACAGCACGCAGACCTCGTATGATTGCATCTGCATTTTTTTCAGTTGCATAATCCATTAATAAATATTCAGAAGAATTCACACTAACATTTGGCAAATCTTTTGTAGCTTCCTCTATCAGTTCCATTCTTTCCTCAACGGTGAATAACGGGGCTTTCGATTGGTTATTAAAAACAATTACTTCTACATGCCCAAATATCTTCGCACCACGTTGAA
It encodes the following:
- the coaD gene encoding pantetheine-phosphate adenylyltransferase, whose translation is MSKLAICPGSFDPITLGHLDIIQRGAKIFGHVEVIVFNNQSKAPLFTVEERMELIEEATKDLPNVSVNSSEYLLMDYATEKNADAIIRGLRAVSDFEYELQLTSMNRKLNPDIETFYMMTNNQYSFLSSSIVKEAAKYNANVSDLVPDVVGKALKEKFSR